A section of the Deltaproteobacteria bacterium genome encodes:
- a CDS encoding stage 0 sporulation family protein, producing MHKIVKIRFHPQSKIYDFDSGHFVLSPGDKVIVETEQGIGMGIVVRAPLPPNPKLPMRPLKPVLGIATAEDLEQAQRNHEREKQAYDFCLERIKARQLPMHLVRVESFFDGNKMIFYFTADKRVDFRELVRDLVQQFHTRIELRQIGVRHKAKMIGGLGCCGRPLCCATFLQDFEPVSIRMAKEQNLSLNPSKISGLCGRLMCCLSYEYATYLELKQDLPRVGKQVKLPQGWGKVIRQNVISRTITVELSEGGELEMSIDDFLLTQAAAAYDNQDKPTTSGNCHE from the coding sequence ATGCATAAAATCGTTAAAATCCGTTTCCATCCCCAAAGCAAGATCTATGATTTCGATTCCGGGCATTTTGTCCTGTCTCCAGGCGATAAGGTAATCGTTGAAACTGAGCAGGGCATCGGCATGGGCATTGTTGTCCGCGCGCCACTGCCCCCGAATCCCAAGCTGCCGATGCGACCCCTCAAGCCAGTTCTGGGGATAGCCACCGCCGAAGATCTGGAACAGGCTCAACGCAATCATGAACGGGAAAAACAAGCCTACGATTTCTGCCTGGAACGGATCAAGGCGCGACAACTCCCCATGCATCTGGTGCGGGTAGAGAGCTTTTTTGACGGCAACAAGATGATTTTTTACTTTACCGCCGACAAGCGGGTGGATTTCCGGGAACTGGTGCGCGATTTGGTTCAGCAGTTTCACACCCGGATTGAACTGCGTCAGATCGGAGTACGCCATAAAGCCAAAATGATTGGCGGTCTGGGCTGCTGTGGCCGCCCTTTATGTTGCGCCACTTTTCTCCAGGATTTTGAGCCGGTATCCATCCGAATGGCCAAAGAGCAGAACCTGAGCCTCAATCCCAGCAAGATTTCCGGACTCTGCGGCCGACTGATGTGCTGCCTGAGCTACGAATATGCAACCTATCTTGAACTCAAACAGGATCTGCCTCGCGTCGGCAAACAGGTAAAACTACCCCAAGGATGGGGCAAAGTTATCCGGCAAAACGTCATCAGTCGCACCATCACCGTAGAGTTAAGCGAGGGCGGCGAGCTGGAGATGTCTATCGATGATTTTCTGCTCACCCAAGCAGCCGCCGCTTATGATAACCAAGATAAACCAACCACCTCTGGGAATTGTCATGAGTGA
- a CDS encoding rhomboid family intramembrane serine protease, translating to MIPLHDNIPSQRTPYVNYGIIAVNCLFFLLEIATGPHLQELIHTLGFIPARFLALWRHFPNDLLSIHLPLFTTMFLHGGWLHLISNMWTLYIFGDNVEDTLGHGRYLLFYLTCGLAGSLLYLLTSPNSWIPVVGASGAIAGVMGAYFFLFPRSRVLTLIPFFFIYIVEIPAFIFLGFWFVLQFCSGAFAILRPDAGGGVAWWAHIGGFLCGVVLLYFFLPSRVRWPFRHRY from the coding sequence ATGATTCCTCTACATGATAATATCCCATCGCAGCGCACTCCCTATGTCAACTATGGTATTATTGCGGTCAACTGCCTGTTTTTCCTGTTAGAGATTGCTACTGGGCCCCATCTTCAGGAATTAATCCATACCCTGGGTTTTATTCCGGCCCGTTTCCTGGCCCTGTGGAGGCACTTCCCCAATGATCTGCTAAGTATCCATCTACCACTGTTTACCACGATGTTTCTTCACGGCGGTTGGCTGCATCTGATTTCCAATATGTGGACTCTGTATATTTTTGGGGACAATGTCGAGGATACTTTAGGACATGGACGTTATCTCCTGTTTTACCTGACCTGCGGTCTGGCCGGCAGTTTGTTGTATCTGCTGACTTCGCCTAATTCCTGGATTCCGGTCGTCGGGGCCAGCGGCGCCATTGCCGGGGTTATGGGAGCTTACTTTTTTCTGTTCCCCCGCTCCCGGGTGCTTACCCTGATACCTTTCTTTTTCATCTATATCGTGGAGATTCCCGCCTTTATCTTTCTGGGGTTCTGGTTTGTGCTGCAGTTTTGTAGCGGTGCTTTTGCGATCTTGCGCCCCGATGCAGGTGGCGGGGTGGCCTGGTGGGCCCATATCGGCGGATTTTTGTGCGGTGTTGTGCTCCTTTACTTCTTCCTTCCCTCCCGGGTCAGGTGGCCCTTCCGCCACCGTTATTAG
- the holB gene encoding DNA polymerase III subunit delta', with amino-acid sequence MFFRDILGQERPLNFLKTALRTGQMPHAYLFLGGKGVGKASTAQALAQALNCEQRQKDQEACGQCASCRRFAGGNHPDFVVLSPLSDRVGAQIKIEQIRELRRQLGFPPLVGPWRVTLIKPAEALNEPAANALLKLLEEPPSGNLLILAALAETDLLPTIVSRCRRLSFLPLPPALVVQELIKRRSLEPDQAALVAALSGGSLGLALAVKFQDVVAQRDQAVAFLEKLPHCTTAEILDWAAGWTKNSSELETFLLLVRLWYRDLLALHFQVPPARLINQDRLAELNQAQGQITPGILLKRLEALNRAQRQLQANLNVELTLDILGLQLQSPRLEGTGKS; translated from the coding sequence ATGTTTTTCCGTGATATACTAGGCCAGGAACGGCCTCTGAATTTTTTAAAAACCGCCCTGCGCACCGGGCAGATGCCCCATGCCTATCTATTTTTAGGAGGCAAAGGGGTGGGCAAGGCCAGCACCGCCCAGGCCCTGGCTCAGGCGCTCAATTGCGAGCAACGCCAGAAGGATCAGGAGGCCTGTGGGCAATGCGCTTCTTGCCGTCGCTTTGCCGGGGGCAATCATCCGGATTTTGTGGTCCTCAGTCCGTTATCGGATCGGGTTGGAGCACAGATCAAAATTGAACAAATTCGCGAACTGCGCCGCCAGTTAGGATTTCCCCCCTTGGTCGGCCCCTGGCGGGTAACGCTGATCAAACCGGCTGAAGCCCTGAATGAACCCGCGGCCAACGCCTTGCTCAAGCTCCTGGAAGAACCACCGTCCGGCAATCTGCTGATCCTGGCTGCCCTGGCCGAGACGGACCTGTTGCCCACCATTGTTTCCCGCTGCCGGCGATTATCATTCTTGCCCTTGCCCCCGGCCCTGGTGGTTCAGGAGTTAATTAAACGCCGCAGCCTGGAGCCTGATCAGGCTGCGTTGGTGGCGGCGCTGAGTGGCGGTTCCTTGGGCCTGGCCCTGGCAGTGAAATTTCAGGACGTGGTGGCGCAACGCGACCAGGCCGTTGCGTTTCTGGAAAAATTGCCTCATTGTACTACCGCCGAGATCCTGGATTGGGCCGCGGGCTGGACTAAAAATTCATCAGAGCTGGAAACCTTTCTCCTCCTGGTCCGGTTGTGGTATCGGGACTTATTGGCCCTGCACTTTCAGGTGCCGCCGGCCAGACTGATTAATCAGGACCGTCTGGCCGAGCTGAACCAGGCTCAGGGGCAGATTACTCCTGGGATACTGCTTAAACGGCTGGAAGCGTTGAACCGGGCCCAACGGCAACTACAAGCCAATCTAAATGTTGAATTGACTCTGGATATATTAGGACTGCAACTGCAGAGCCCCCGGTTAGAGGGGACAGGTAAATCTTGA
- a CDS encoding glycosyltransferase family 39 protein has protein sequence MAAGLSLILLGLAIFLPTLGKLPLIRSEAMYAVIPQEMLDSGQWLTPMLNGARYLDKPPMLYWINLVAFKLFGVSDVVARLPTFGLALGELLATFLIGKTLFSRRAGWLASVILLTNIGFFILHEELLTDHLITLTLAWAIYFLLRWWRQPNPANAMAFHLCLAVGLLSKGFIGLVFPIAIGGLFAVLLWDSQTWRILLHPLGLLVFAVISLPWFIAMEIHHPGFLYYHVVNEQIGRFLGMRVPLDIVGFSIPMFWLFVLIWLMPWTPFLPTALARLWPRQWFPLRPECQGPALLILWAGIVLGFFTLCSLRIEYYSLPALPPLALALGWRLEQFLVNPRDWAIAASLSLLPLMTIGMAALVPLFEQVCTNNRREFLEMFELLRPIAHQVKFLLPALGLGSALLGWLKRPRLCLLAVSTTALVLLYFTFQCMVILSPNLSDRLMGEYIRQHAGLNDLVIMESIEEFEYGASLRFYAQRPILMVKRHGLPRFGFPVPPEHNYLITPDQLRDLWTTHNRVYLLNDDAIPMDTFLDHAPVALAAGGKHLLTNQPLPDSQ, from the coding sequence TTGGCTGCCGGCCTGAGCCTGATCCTGCTGGGGCTGGCCATTTTTTTGCCGACCCTGGGCAAGTTGCCGCTGATCCGCTCTGAAGCTATGTATGCGGTTATTCCCCAGGAAATGCTGGACTCCGGGCAATGGTTGACGCCCATGCTGAACGGGGCCCGTTATCTGGATAAACCGCCGATGCTCTATTGGATTAATCTAGTGGCGTTCAAGCTGTTTGGGGTTTCGGATGTGGTGGCCCGTCTGCCCACCTTTGGTCTGGCCCTGGGGGAACTCCTGGCCACCTTTCTGATCGGTAAAACTTTATTTTCCCGTCGGGCCGGCTGGCTGGCCAGCGTCATTTTGCTCACCAACATCGGCTTTTTTATCTTACACGAAGAACTTCTCACCGACCATCTCATCACCCTGACCCTGGCCTGGGCCATCTATTTCTTGCTTCGCTGGTGGCGGCAGCCCAACCCGGCAAATGCCATGGCCTTCCATCTGTGTCTGGCCGTCGGCCTGTTGAGCAAAGGTTTTATCGGCCTGGTGTTCCCCATCGCCATCGGTGGGCTGTTCGCGGTCTTGCTGTGGGATTCTCAAACCTGGAGGATTCTATTACACCCCTTAGGACTGCTAGTCTTTGCGGTCATAAGTCTGCCCTGGTTTATCGCCATGGAAATCCATCATCCGGGGTTTCTCTATTATCATGTGGTTAATGAACAGATCGGCCGCTTTTTGGGCATGCGGGTGCCTCTGGATATAGTTGGTTTTTCTATTCCGATGTTTTGGCTGTTTGTGTTAATCTGGCTGATGCCCTGGACTCCTTTCCTGCCCACGGCCCTGGCTCGCCTCTGGCCCCGGCAGTGGTTTCCGCTTCGTCCTGAATGCCAGGGGCCGGCACTGTTAATCCTCTGGGCCGGCATCGTGTTGGGCTTCTTTACCCTCTGTTCTTTGCGTATTGAGTATTATTCTCTGCCCGCCCTCCCCCCTTTGGCTCTGGCCCTGGGCTGGCGTCTGGAACAATTCCTGGTCAATCCGCGGGACTGGGCCATTGCCGCCAGTCTGTCCCTGTTGCCCCTGATGACCATTGGTATGGCTGCCCTGGTACCGCTGTTTGAACAGGTCTGTACCAACAACCGCCGGGAATTTCTGGAAATGTTTGAACTGCTACGTCCTATTGCCCACCAGGTTAAATTCTTGCTTCCGGCCTTGGGTCTGGGCAGTGCACTTCTGGGATGGCTCAAGCGACCCCGCCTCTGTCTGCTGGCGGTGAGCACCACCGCCCTGGTGCTCCTGTACTTTACCTTTCAGTGTATGGTTATTTTGTCCCCTAATCTCAGTGACCGTCTGATGGGGGAATATATCCGCCAGCATGCCGGCCTGAATGATCTGGTAATTATGGAAAGCATTGAGGAATTCGAGTATGGCGCCAGTTTGCGCTTTTATGCCCAGCGGCCGATCCTGATGGTAAAACGTCATGGCTTACCCCGGTTTGGCTTTCCGGTTCCTCCTGAACATAACTACTTGATTACCCCGGATCAGCTCCGGGACCTTTGGACCACTCACAACCGCGTCTACCTGCTCAACGACGATGCCATTCCAATGGACACGTTCTTAGATCACGCCCCAGTAGCCTTGGCCGCCGGTGGTAAACACCTGCTGACCAATCAGCCCCTCCCTGATTCCCAATAA
- the guaA gene encoding glutamine-hydrolyzing GMP synthase produces MVDPHQQKVLILDFGSQYTQLIARRVRELKVYCEIHPFLMPFEEIKDFRPGGIILSGSPGSVYEPNAPRIAAQVFELGVPVLGICYGLQLINNLFGGKVAAAVSREYGRKVFYITDSQDLFYGLKSPLTVWMSHGDLVEEIAPDFEIIGYSDTAPIGAVRDAQHRIYGVQFHPEVEHTPQGREVLANFLFRICGLQPLWTMHSFVETTTQAIKEKVGRDRVVCALSGGVDSSVTAVLLHRALGDKLTCIFVNNGLLRKGEAEKVVRVFRENYHINLIYVDATASFLQLLAGVTDPEEKRRRIGQEFIRVFAAEAQKIGQVKYLAQGTLYPDVIESVSFKGPSATIKTHHNVGGLPEVMPLELIEPLRELFKDEVRELGQELGLPEEMVWRHPFPGPGLAIRILGEVTPERLAILREADTIVLSEMKKAGFYRQVWQAFAVLLPLKTVGVMGDERTYEHVVALRVVDSTDAMTADWSRLPHDFLAHLANRLINEVKGVNRVVYDISSKPPSTIEWE; encoded by the coding sequence ATGGTCGACCCCCATCAGCAAAAAGTGCTGATCCTCGATTTCGGGTCTCAATATACCCAGCTAATCGCCCGACGGGTCCGGGAACTCAAGGTTTATTGCGAGATCCATCCCTTTCTGATGCCTTTCGAGGAGATCAAGGATTTTCGTCCTGGCGGCATCATCCTGTCAGGCAGCCCGGGAAGTGTGTACGAACCGAATGCTCCCCGGATCGCCGCCCAGGTTTTTGAACTGGGGGTCCCGGTGCTGGGCATCTGCTATGGGCTGCAACTGATCAACAACCTCTTTGGGGGAAAAGTGGCCGCAGCCGTGTCCCGGGAGTACGGCCGCAAGGTTTTTTATATCACCGACTCTCAAGATCTGTTCTACGGCCTGAAATCGCCGCTAACCGTCTGGATGAGTCATGGCGACCTGGTGGAAGAAATCGCTCCGGATTTCGAGATCATCGGCTACAGTGATACCGCGCCGATAGGCGCGGTTCGGGATGCCCAGCATCGGATTTATGGGGTCCAGTTTCATCCTGAAGTGGAACATACGCCCCAGGGGCGAGAGGTGCTGGCCAACTTTCTGTTTCGCATCTGCGGCCTGCAGCCTCTGTGGACCATGCATTCCTTTGTAGAGACCACTACCCAGGCCATTAAGGAAAAAGTAGGCCGCGACCGGGTGGTCTGTGCGCTCTCCGGCGGAGTGGATTCTTCCGTAACCGCGGTCCTGCTGCATCGGGCCCTGGGCGACAAGTTGACCTGTATCTTTGTCAATAATGGTCTGCTCCGCAAGGGCGAAGCCGAAAAAGTGGTGCGGGTGTTTCGAGAAAATTACCATATCAATCTGATCTATGTGGACGCCACCGCCAGTTTTTTACAGCTATTGGCCGGGGTCACTGATCCGGAAGAAAAACGGCGCCGCATCGGCCAGGAGTTTATCCGGGTCTTTGCCGCCGAAGCCCAGAAAATCGGCCAAGTGAAATATCTGGCCCAGGGCACCCTGTACCCGGATGTCATTGAAAGCGTCTCTTTCAAAGGCCCTTCGGCGACCATCAAGACCCATCATAACGTCGGCGGCCTCCCGGAGGTCATGCCGCTGGAACTGATCGAGCCGCTTAGGGAACTGTTTAAGGACGAAGTGCGGGAACTGGGCCAGGAACTGGGTCTCCCGGAGGAGATGGTCTGGCGGCATCCGTTCCCCGGACCGGGCCTGGCTATCCGCATTCTGGGCGAAGTAACCCCGGAACGGCTGGCCATTCTGCGGGAAGCCGATACCATCGTCCTCAGCGAAATGAAAAAGGCCGGATTCTATCGTCAGGTCTGGCAGGCCTTTGCGGTGCTGTTGCCTCTGAAGACGGTGGGGGTCATGGGAGACGAGCGGACCTATGAGCACGTAGTGGCGCTGCGGGTGGTCGATTCCACCGACGCCATGACCGCGGACTGGAGCCGCCTGCCCCACGACTTTCTGGCCCATCTGGCCAATCGGCTGATCAACGAAGTCAAGGGGGTCAATCGGGTGGTCTATGATATTTCCTCTAAACCACCGAGCACCATTGAGTGGGAGTGA